GCATGGTTGCGTATTTCAATGCCAAACAGGAAGTAAACAGTAAAGCGCCATCAGTATACCGAAAAAACGGGTGCTTCACATGACGCAGTTAGTGAAGCTACCGATGTACGATCGCTGAAAAACGAGACTAACGAACTTGGTTGAATGCATGTAAACAAGATTTCGTAATTTTCTTGTATCCAAAGTTGAATACAAAACAATTATATCCGTGcagtgaaatatttcaatttcacctctaagtagacactgaaaaaaaaaaacggaaatgaCAGCTGTTAGGAAATCAATTGAATAAGTGGATCTCATATCtcgattgatttttcattagggcgtataagcaagtgacagtttctctttaatcactctctctttcgattattgtgatgtgattaaaaagattttctttgatatcactattctgtttgaaagtcgaaagtttcggctatcatttcatgcaaagagttgagtgataaatgtggaaaccgcttggtaatgaatagaagagaaagtaaacaaagagaaactgtcacttgcttatacgcccttttgaaaaattaaccgagatatcaactcacattgacagcaaatggagaaaatcatcgatgaatattgcaaattttgctttaattcCTATTTAGGAATTATCGTATAGGGAACAGTCTGCAACTTTGGACCAATCGTGTTTTATCGAACAGTATTGATggaatttattcgattttttttttattttaagtaAAGTGAGTAATTTCTGTTACCCTCATCCAAAAATATTTGATCACTtcaaaagaataaaaaataacCTAATTTTTGGGGCAATGTAGATTTTTGGtttcaagatttaaaaaaagttcacagaatGTAAGTTTCTTTCtccagttttgaaaaaaataatgaaattgagtttcaaagagttttttttttatagattcCATTACAATTCGATTGTTGCAGAAAATGTTTCATAAGTAAAGATCTTAGAATGTCTTAGAATATCAGTAAAAAAACACTAAGTGCATGTAATTTTAGTTAAGACCCCAAACACCCGCCATGAAGGGTGACATGGACCCAATGTCAATAAATTTTCAAGTTACATTTTTATGAGTCAATTACAAAACaatctatatataaaaaatcaCAATGAAGGTAAGGAGGTATACTAAATAGCTAGAGAGCGAAATGTTTGACTAACTTTCATTTACAGTTATAAAAAATGTCAAGTGAAAAATGGCTTCTACCCTTCTCTTCGATTAATATTACATGATTCGATAAATTGTTGGTTAATCTTTAAAACGTATGCAAATGTTTGCACTTTCCTTCTATACCCAATGAACAAATTATagaaaacaaatggaatgataatttcgccctttatagttaTTTGTGTTAATAAAGCTGAGATTTTCGCATAATTAAAATTTCTTAACGAAATTGTAAGATTTTAAAGCATTTATTCAAACGAAATTTGTCTATTTTTCTAAGATTCGCCTTTCTTTGAAAACTAGTATATAAAAATGATGCTGCTAATTGGCATTTTTCTTATCTAGCTTCGAGGATTCTACAAGGGGATGTTCTTTCCATTTGTCACGAGTGGGGCATTGAACTCAGTCGTTTTCGCCGTGTACGGAGATCAACTTCGGACCTTACAGAGACGGTAATAATTTATCCTATTTAATAgaaaagaaattattaaacatcCAAACCCTTAGATGCAGATCGAATAGAGAACGGGAGCGGCTCTTGCGGACGCATGTAATGTATGCTGGATCTGTGGCAGGAGCCACACAAGTTTTCCTCGCATGTCCCGTCGAAGTGGTCAAAGTTCGACTTCAAACACTCCAATGTATTTGAAgacacaattttttttgaagtaTTTCTAATATTTTCCATTTTGTGCTAACAGACATTGGTCACCCATGGCTGTGCTCGCGAGATATCATGCTCCGTGAGGGTATCTGGGGTATGTATAGGGGCTTCACACCGATGATGTGCCGGGATGTGCTTCCCTACGGTATCTATATGCTGGTGTACGAGTACATGATGGGAATCGAAGAGCGGCTTCATCGGATGAATCGGAACCGTAAGACGTGGACAACAATTGAAAGTTCACATGAGGCATCGCTAATAGCCACGGCAGGCGCGATGGCTGGTGTGATCTCCTGGATGTTTGTCGTTCCGTTCGATGTCGTCAAAACGGTCATGCAATCGGAAACGGATCCGACGGTTCACAAGAACATGATGCATTGCTTTCGGCGTCTGGTGCAGGTAATTGTGTGGGATGAACTGAAAGAAATCTCTGCTAAATTTGATTCCTTCAATATCTCAGCGCCACGGATGGAAATCTCTATTTCGGGGAAGTAGCATGATTATCGCCCGAGCAGCTCCAGTCAATTCTGCTACCTTCCTGGGGTACGAATGGTGCCTGAGGCAGTGTCATAAACactttcaaattgacagtgtctaaataaatttaattaatagaacataatgatattttttatttttaggttAGTTTGTACTATACATCTGACATCTTTCGTATTAGGTTACGTTTTCATTCGTTTTTCAGTGTTTTGgcgagcagcaacaaaaacAGACCTTCTGTGTGGTGAAAGGCCTCATTTGGATTTGATTCTTAAACTAgagttctaaaactgaatttagaaccTAGATTCTAGTTCAGTATTCTGGTGGATTAAAAATTTGAGATTTATAATTAAATTTGAGAATTTAGTTACAGGTTTCAAACTAATATTcgggaactgaatcctaattctggcTTCTAATTTGGACTTTCTTgatcaatttcgaaactgaatccTCAATTTATGTTCCTGGATTTAATTCGAATCCAGAATCCTGATTAAGAactcaatttcaaaattctggaactagattcagGAGATTCAGGATTTCGGAACTCAGAACCAGAAAtcaattcctgaatttagtAGCATGATTCCATTCCtgaattctgtttcagaatttaattcctaaattcagtttcagaattcatttcctgacttcaggatcagaattcagaacctgcatgctggaatTGATTTCGAAATTTGAGTTCTGGgacagaattcagttccttaaCTTATGTTTGGaaatcaagttcagaatttagttctagaatttaagtctgaaaatgatttcagtttcataattcaaTCATTAAACTCATGAGCTGAATTCATGAGCTGgaatccgaacctgaattttgtaactgaatACGTAGCTAGGCCAGAATTTAGATTATCTTGTAGATAAATAAATTCTAGCAGAAAGTGTTCACCAGTCGTAAACACCGAACAAATTTCACAAATCGATTCTTTCTCGAGCCATTCAAATATTCCCTTAGAACTGTGCAAAGTTTTCCTCTACAAGACATTTGGTATAGTTTGAGGGTGTTTCAAAACGAAattccaatttttttcagtagCTGGCGTCATAAACCAAAAAGAAAAGATATCAAGAAAACCCCGCTTTGCCCACTTCCTCCTAATGATATTCGTGAGCAGAAAGGAATACGGTTTCAAgatcaaaatgtaaacattgaaactatttaaaCCAGAATAGTAATTTTTCCTATCTACAGGCTTGGAGAGATATCGCTTTATTTGAGCTCGTTAAAACTGTATCGATTATATCGCTTTGTACTGCTGATACGCAGAAGTATATTTCAATATTCATTATTTCGATATCGGTGACAAACTTATCGTGTTCCGGTAGGAAGGTTATCTCATTCAGAGAACAGTCGAGTGGCACTTCCGGTTGCACTAGAGGGCGATATGACAAATTGGGTATTTGCACCAAAAATATATATCAGACAATTTTGAAGCTATACGTTATAATATTgtcgtgaatattttagaactttacctattgataaaaaatattggaTGTTGGTAGCATAGTTTCTAAATTTTGcagaattattttaaaaatgaaTTTACGCAAGTAGTTAAGAACGGTAAATTTACCTATATCAATGTGCGACAAATAAAAGTGAGTGTtcggcaatcatctcggcaaacatTAAAACCACTGATATTCTCGGTAATTTTtaacagataatttgtattcaccGAGATTTTCGGTTTCGAGGAAACTATAAATTACCGAGATCTTCGTCGCATTTAGAAACCAATTTCCGAAATTATCGGTGTTCAAGCATGTGAGTTAATGCCGAGATTTTAAGCaattaattaaaatgaaatttcaaatataaaataGGCATTCCAGTTAAAATTCGTTATCATTGATTTATATAGTTCAACAGTAGATTAGACAGTAGAATAATCGTCGAATATTGAACGAAACATATCTCTATATATgggttaaatttttatttgcaaCTAACTCCACATGCACTTATTTACATCACTCAGTTTTGCACTGAAGTAAAATGGTTACTTTGATGAATCACTGAATTTTGGTTGCCTAAAACTTGTTTACCGAGATTTCGGTAAGTTGGTATAattaatttgctgatttcggcaaaacgaccAGCAATTGattaatttacaaaaccgaATATCAGTATAACGTTTTGAATTGCCGAGCAATCGGCAATAATAAACcgagaattttggaaaaagttATCTTAACCGAAATTTTAGTTAAATATCGCTTTGCCGTTTTCAGCACCTTTTTTCGCCgagatcaaaattaagttttaagtgtgtaatgaATGTATTATGTGCAACGTCTACTTgtgctaaacaagtacacgaaatcgtttcgtataataccataactaactatttatttttttattctgatGCTTAAAACACCCAACTCgacgtttatttatttctgaggatcaaagaaaaaaatatttcccatgaaatataggaaacttatgcaccctgctatgtttttctgcTTTTTCTCTTACTTTACACCAAAAATATgttagctaaaatattgtgttgtactgacatatttcgtccaggacatcttatggtcgtgaaagggttaagcttgtttgtaaacagtatcgCTGAACTGTGAAGAAtaaatgcttgttcatttgtgacgtcacgataaaaaatctaattgaaAAAAACGTATTGAATACTTTTCAAGTTCTAACccgaaaaaataatgaaaaaaatgtgtaaaatgacccATATACAAAACGAAACGGAACATTGAAAAATTTCCAGTTACGTTGCTTCGTCGTATCATAgtgagaaacgtttcattattgCACGCAAGTTACCAGGCTGTCAGTTTGCATCTCGTGTTCGCGTCTCGTTCTTTTTCTGTTATCAGTCTCTCGCGCATTAGAGAGAATGAAACAGAATGCAAACACCAACCGTGCTGTAAGTTCGTCGAAACGGCGTAGCATAAAAATGCTGGCTATTCCATGACTGACAACTGTCACGGCGTCGTAGTGTTGTTATTTTTAACTATGCCTTGCACAAAGCAAAGTCGTCCATCATTGAACGACGAGAGCTTGTACGGTTCGGTCGCGTTTTGTACTTTGTTTTGCGAAGAAAAGACAGAAgcttgaaactattttatttgtttcattGTGTGCTATAGATAAAAAAGCTGTTAAATTTCCATGTTTGtgtgtttgtgaaaatttgctATTGTTTTGCCTTCAATCAGTGCAGCATCTATTCATACTGCTGTCAGTGAAAATGCAGTGAAGTGCAATAACATAAAACGCCTATCTTGCTGATGACTGCGGTGCGATGGGATTGATTTAGGAATTGTGTCTGTTTTTTTTGACAGAATCataattgatgtttttttcGTAAGCGTGACAAGTCGGTTTAAGGAGTAAAAATGCCGTGCAAATATCGTTTTTAGTCATCCCACTTACAGCTGCGACGGCCATCAAGTAAGCTCGACCCAAAATATAAGCGAAAGCGAAGCAATAGTGACGACGAagaatgacacaaaaaggtttccCCCTGGTGTTTGTGTTGCTGCTTGCTTGCTTTCGGAGTGTTGTGCAAAGAAACACTACCCTGATAAATTAATGTGCATAAAGCAGAGCGAAAAGTGGAAAATATGCTAATTGCTGCTAGTTTTACTCAAAATACGGTGCAATAATAAGTCCCCATCTTCATTAGTAAGTAAGAGTGCCAGTTTTCTGCCGTGGGTTATACGAGAGCGGATGTTTTAGGAGATAAGCCTGGAAGCTAAAACATGATCTGGATAATCGGCACCAGAATCGTGCACTGTTACGCCTGTCGTTGATCTGTGCTGGGATTTACATCACGGTCGTCTAGAATTCAGCTGTGGATTTGAAGAAATGGCGTCACTGAAGGTCGCTGTTcgcgtaagacctttcaatcaAAGGTGAGATGttctactattattattattattactagcaTGGTTAAACTAATGATTAGACGATTACCGATCTACTTTCTGCGTTATCAAATCACGTACATCGATTTGGGGTCAGTGTATTTGTTTCTTTAGGAAATTGATTGCTTTCGAATCCGGGTTATTGGAATAAAAGCAGCCCAGAGAATTACATTTTATTGCAATGGATTTATTATTACGAGCGTAGGAATTTGTTTTTGGTACCAACGATTTTATGTACAGAAGAAGACAGGAACTACATCATGCCATAGAGTGTACTTTTAGATACCAATTTTGGTTTTCCCGAACCGGTACGCCAATATTTAGCTAACGAGCGATTAACACCACACTGCGGTAAAAGCGGGTGTAAAAGTTAAAGTGTTATTAGCAATACATAATACATGCATAAGTCCCAGAGTTGacctaataatttgtttttcaatccacctagtggtgtaatgatgcctttctcttgttacTTATGTTTCCAAAAACATCATTAGAAGatatattttttcttcaatcttaaataaaattgaaactttctttgggtatgaactaacataacctttttaatttgtgaacagttatgtcaagatgATAagatgttttcttcattttgtatCGTCGCACTAGATGATTAAGCAcacattaaacagcaacctattagACTATTTTATTTGAGCATAAGTTTGTGGAGATCGATCAAatcaactctgagaaaattgagtgagttttagagtttttgaccactattttcggtacttcaggAACCGGGAATTTGGAATAAATATAAGCGAAGTCGGTTCATtttgtaagtaactaatatagcctacaaattgaatcagttttgagccaaatctagaagatccCTATTTTGCATCCTAGGAAAGcacaataaaattcaatagcaacctatgggacttcgagattttttatttaatgagtgacattatttgacacatactcacacacatacacacacagccacATACATTGCTCGGCTCGATGAAcggtgtcgaatgatataaaaCACTTAGCCATCCGggccaatttttcaagtgattgtataaattttctatatgagataggcaataagtgtactttttatagaaaagcatcgttatcatgattttccaATAAATCTAATAAGTAAAAATAAGtaatgaataaaagatttagtacttcacattttttttcacctgaaaaatatagattttaatgtggcaaccctgcacgctataccaaATTAAACAAAACACACGGCGAACGGAgcaacgtaccgacgcgtaccagttttgcatcgtcattttgaatgacgaattaaggggcgggtagggtctaacacttttgaaaaatcatttattatttcctttatattttcttatattaaAACATTGCTAgagttttctgtgaaattttcaagcctattggaacgaaactctggaaggtCTCATTCTCATTCGACGAAGAAGAAAGAGCTCggagcacaggcccaagatttctacttcgattgacttcaaaacttaacaaaacattcttgaaatgtttcattataataaattataaaagaaaaaatttgattttttgaaaaggttagaccctacgggctccctggagtaataaattgtttccattgattttatagacaaaaagtacgggtgtgtaacgtCAGAGacatactttcgaatatcaattagttgatcgattgtgtgaattgtgcaagctttcctctttttcactactagaatttgaaacgatacacctaaattaaagtacagattagttacattgaacattctgacacacaattaaatattacgaaataactagtatagttctttatgataaaataatggtggttctgaaaggaacctttcattaatggcttctaagtcggtgctatgcattttatatagcaaatcagcagaaagttctactacaaactacaagtggttgaaaaatgggccgtatacagtatagtgaaaaaaatttcgcataattttttgggtatacaattattgttctaaatagaaacatacagaattttgatggcaattatttcgtttcggatttaaatattgcagtgaaaaatgttatcaaaatgccgtacgagataaatttctggcattcagaagggccaaactgTGTAATTCTTTAAGATATTAAaaactgttgcgaattttgcactgcgaaaattgcacacagggtaaattttaaaaatgcgcCCCATAGTATTCAGGACAAAAGAAcctatttgaagaattctggaataaaaaaatgaacctgagctcaagaactagattcagaacttagaacagactcagaattcagtgggATTTTAGcagactacaatttcgaaactgaaatcagttccggaatctatTTCCAGAAtctagttcagcacgcaggctctgaattctaaacccatattccggaactaagctctgaaactcgaagacgatttctcgccacgactaccaaaatgggttgcatagagtacagtaaaacgtcgcataattctttgggagtattattatgattctaaaaagaaccgaatagaagaattctgaaataaggaactggacctgagttcaagaactaaatttagaactgaGAGCAGGCTCAGAGATCagattcaattctagaactaccatttcggaactgaaatcagttccggaataaagttccagaatccagtttcagaatgcgaatgagagttgctacctgagcgtttgaggttttaaccacgcagaaggtgcactctccgttgcTGCTGATTGATGATATCGCTCcctcgacgaccggaaagcaaatgataaatcattctcacgacgtctgcttccatccaacacacaagaagaaatgatcgattttcgaccacggttccccttttatacgcattcagatgaGGATATGTTCCTGACtacttcaaaatcgtcgtccttgcgcgaaaaagtcaagcaaaagtaaagagttttagaaaatttaatttttgagttgtttgtggttatctcactctgttcaaaatattatcctaaattcctgatcatatttgtgatgaaatggtgaaataattatgttgctgccgttaatacaagtcgagatattcacgattaagttctgcccattcttccatatggctaattttgaaaaggcaccccatagtaaagtaagtcgtattcacgacaaaaactttaaacgcgtttttctcgaaaacaggttttgaaagtccgtgtccatcggcaTTCAGAAACtactgcacaatttttttcaaattttgcaaacactttctacatataaaaaactagACCCCAaccttttccttttcgttgtttgttactttggggaggtttaacagctagaaaatggcggattttttcgtgaaaaatcgtaattttcactttgaacaaccatcaaaaataaaaaaaaataaaaaaaatcaaacagaaacgttggggtctagaaaaatttcatttgttctcttctgattagtctacgctgagatacagtggacatcgCAAATCGTGATTTCGTGatcctataatttcgaaaccggaagtcggatttggatgaaattgcacagtatatttaaagacaatgagagctttaatttgaatcatgaatcgtgaaaaacggcttgaCGGAAAACGGCCtaattgctgagaaatcgaagtgagttccattccatttttggagatttttttcaccATTATCAGAGCTTTCAGAAGCGGAaatcggggactagtagtcctaaagtagatttatatattcactaactaacaagatctgccaactagatgaatttagcggtaagttttataaaactactcatgaaattgaaaattttcactaatcgtactgtaatatcggaaccggaagtcagatctggatcaacttttcagggactttttaaaaattttaagaccttttatttgcttcttaatttgtaaaaatcgataaatttgcgcatttttttcataaatttggagatatttccttgtaattccggaaccggaagtcggatccaaatgaaattcaaaaaaattgtatgaggccataagacatTTCTTCGAAtctaagtctgtgaaaatcggcttagtcATATCTGAGAAACGCGTGtggttattttttttcctttttttgatgcagtaattccggaaccggaagtcggatccacatgAAACTCAACAACTTTCTATGGGACCTatgggttcagccatttctgagaaaattaagtggcattatttgtcacacacacataacagatcggctgaaaagttcgtatcgtttctatgagagggcgccactagaattaaatccataccatcagttagtaccaaccttcaaaagatacctgtataaatttgacagctgtctgattattagtttgtgagatattgcattttgagtgaagttacttttgttattgtgaaaaaaatggaaaaaaaggaatttcgtgtgtttacgaaacactactttttgatgaaaaaaagtgccgcagataccaaaaaatggcttgatgagtgttatccagactctgcaccgggcgaagcaacaattcgtaagtggtttgcaaaatttcgtactggtcatatgagcaccgaagacgatgaacgcagtggacgtccaaaagaggctgttaccgatgaaaacgtgaaaaaaatccacaaaatgattttcaatgaccgtaaagtgaagttgatcgagatagctgacaccctaaagatatcaaaggaacgtgttggacatattattcacgaatatttggatatgagaaagctttgtgcaaaatgggtgccgcgtgagctcacaatcgatcaaaaacaacaacgaattgatgattctgagcagtgtttggagctgttatatcgaaataaaaccgattttttttcgtcgatatataacaatggacgaaacatggctccatcacttcactccggagtccaatcgacagttagctgagtggactgcacgcgatgaaccgaaccctaagagtggaaagactcaacaatcggccggtaaggttatggcgtctgtattttgggattcgcgtggtataattttcatcgactaccttgaaaagggaaaaaccatcaacagtgactattatatagcgttattagagcgtttgaaggacgaaatttcaaaaaaacggcctcatttgatgaagaaaaaagttttgtttcatcaagacaatgcaccgtgtcacaagtcgatgaaaaccatgctgaaattgagcgAATaggacttcgaattgctccctcatccaccgtattctccagatttggcccccagtgactttttcctattctcagacctcaagagaatgctcgctggtaaaaaatttagaagcaatgaagaggtaatcgctgaaactgaggcctattttgaggcaaaggacaaatcgtactacaaaactggtatcgaaaagttggaagatcgctgtatcgcctctgatggcaattatgttgaataataaaaacgaattttggcaaaaaaatgtgtgtttctattaaacgatacgaacttttcagccgaactgttacatacataaacacacacacacacacacacacacacacacacacacacacacacacacacacacacacacacacacacacacacacacacacacacacacacacacacagagagagagagagagagagagagagagagagagagagagagagagagagagagagagagagagagagagagagagagagagagagagagagagagagagagagagagagagagagacacacacactttgtgatctcgacgaactgagtcgaatggtacataacactcggccatccgggcctcggttcaaaagtcgggtttcacagtgatcgcataacctttctatatgagaaaggtaaaaaatcaggaaaaaattttgtgttgattttcacgcaattaaaatttgttttgaacgcagcTAAAAGTACAAGCGTTTGTTTTcttcggtattcggcacaaaaacaacgtgctgtcattacacacacatgacatttgtcggaatgacgccatctgctttctgtcaaaagatacggtggggtgccggcaaccgaaaacCTTCCCCTATTTTCGcccgttttgttgttttgttttgtttaaaaGAACGAATAAGTTCATGTCCCACTTTTAATCCAGAAAGACTACTATCTCGATTAAATTTTTCAGATTGATTGGTGATCCTCAGTACGAAATTTCCCAGAAAACTTATTGACTTTACTAGGTAGTAACCATCAAAGCCTTTGCTTTGGTTATTTCTACCGGACATGTGTTGCGTCGACATTTTCGGACTCAGCCAACCTATTCTCGTCATTCTTTCAAAGcgtgctaagtaataactcaccgcct
This genomic window from Malaya genurostris strain Urasoe2022 chromosome 1, Malgen_1.1, whole genome shotgun sequence contains:
- the LOC131434686 gene encoding solute carrier family 25 member 45; this encodes MKLITCDYISGCFAGACGVLVGHPLDTIKTWQQFSNNRISTSIYNIITGHNGLRGFYKGMFFPFVTSGALNSVVFAVYGDQLRTLQRRCRSNRERERLLRTHVMYAGSVAGATQVFLACPVEVVKVRLQTLQYIGHPWLCSRDIMLREGIWGMYRGFTPMMCRDVLPYGIYMLVYEYMMGIEERLHRMNRNRKTWTTIESSHEASLIATAGAMAGVISWMFVVPFDVVKTVMQSETDPTVHKNMMHCFRRLVQRHGWKSLFRGSSMIIARAAPVNSATFLGYEWCLRQCHKHFQIDSV